The following are from one region of the Hemitrygon akajei chromosome 6, sHemAka1.3, whole genome shotgun sequence genome:
- the LOC140729808 gene encoding zonadhesin-like: MKNRRILVDQKRIRLPKVVGRAHLSHSGQYVVVNTDFGLQLQYDGNHFVKIQIPSSYMGRMCGLCGDFNDNQSDDYRKPDGTMAANDTVFGDSWKTKDDEEERCRSIDPIPCKDEIYDKVIGSDQCGLITDPKGPFR; this comes from the exons atgaagaacaggaggattcTG GTGGACCAGAAAAGGATTCGCCTGCCGAAAGTCGTGGGGCGCGCCCATCTCTCTCATTCCGGCCAGTATGTGGTTGTCAACACCGACTTTGGGCTACAGTTACAATACGACGGGAACCACTTTGTGAAGATACAGATCCCGAG CTCCTACATGGGGAGGATGTGTGGTCTCTGCGGGGACTTCAACGATAACCAGAGTGATGACTACCGAAAGCCGGACGGCACAATGGCAGCAAATGATACTGTGTTCGGAGACAGCTGGAAGACAAAGGACGACGAGGAGGAGAG gTGTCGATCGATCGACCCTATTCCGTGCAAGGACGAGATCTACGACAAGGTGATCGGGTCTGACCAGTGTGGTCTCATTACTGACCCAAAGGGACCATTCAGGTAA